One window of the Diospyros lotus cultivar Yz01 chromosome 12, ASM1463336v1, whole genome shotgun sequence genome contains the following:
- the LOC127787382 gene encoding uncharacterized protein LOC127787382 produces the protein MKETSSEREREMGKHKLEPPASNFFAPDASHSEVLGASDSLSLPSEPPDIRNWFSSYVYQSPELNTSDDFEAHVLRGTDCVEKSLMEKRRPSRKKKIWGNSGQIEPRMKCLLGREKLQIVFRNLTMLLKIIIMETRTQIRFQVLQISFHLVQNLHILQDGFQATCMNLPYWIQVIITEVLNV, from the exons ATGAAGGAAACTagctcagagagagagagagagatgggcaaACATAAGCTAGAACCCCCAGCCTCTAATTTCTTTGCCCCTGATGCTTCACATTCTGAG GTTCTGGGTGCATCGGACTCGCTTTCGCTTCCTTCTG AGCCTCCCGACATTAGAAATTGGTTCTCAAGCTACGTGTACCAGTCTCCGGAATTGAATACGAGCGATGATTTTGAAGCCCATGTTCTTAGGGGAACTGATTGTGTTGAAAAGAGTTTGATGGAGAAGAGAAGACCAAgcagaaagaagaaaatttggGGGAATTCGGGGCAAATAGAACCAAGGATGAAATGTTTATTGGGGAGGGAGAAGCTTCAAATTGTTTTTCGAAATCTAACGATGCTGCTGAAGATCATAATCATGGAAACAAGAACGCAAATCAG GTTCCAGGTTCTTCAGATTTCCTTTCACTTGGTTCAG AACCTCCACATATTACAAGATGGTTTTCAAGCTACGTGTATGAATCTTCCCTACTGGATACAAGTGATCATTACGGAGGTTCTAAATGTATAG